In one Neobacillus sp. CF12 genomic region, the following are encoded:
- a CDS encoding alpha/beta hydrolase: MWKWEAEGEAKAVIVMVHGAMEHHRRYGWLIEMWRRSGFHVIMGDLPGQGMTTRSRRGHIDSFEEYPSEVKDWIKAAYRYELPVFLFGHSMGGLIAIRLLQEEKFDLAGVILSSPCLGLIHTPPKILDLLSHGINIVFPSLRMNSGITVDMATRNQDVIEADRDDTLYITKVSVRWYRELVGAMKEAFLSIDGTKDVPMLVMQAGDDRIVNKVPVKEWFNNVPLSEKRYKEWPKLYHEIFNEPEREDIFEYTKDFVISQLKAIGYIV, encoded by the coding sequence ATGTGGAAGTGGGAAGCAGAAGGGGAAGCGAAGGCTGTAATCGTGATGGTTCATGGTGCAATGGAGCATCATCGACGTTACGGCTGGCTCATCGAAATGTGGCGCAGGTCCGGATTTCATGTCATCATGGGTGATCTTCCTGGACAAGGCATGACAACAAGATCCCGCAGGGGCCATATAGATTCATTTGAAGAATATCCAAGTGAAGTGAAAGATTGGATTAAAGCAGCCTACCGTTATGAATTGCCTGTTTTTTTATTCGGACATAGTATGGGGGGCTTAATAGCAATTCGTTTGCTGCAGGAAGAAAAGTTTGACTTGGCTGGGGTTATTCTCTCATCACCATGCTTAGGATTGATTCATACGCCTCCCAAAATTTTAGACTTATTATCACATGGTATAAATATTGTTTTCCCTTCATTACGAATGAATTCTGGTATAACGGTTGATATGGCTACCAGAAATCAAGATGTAATTGAGGCAGATCGGGATGATACTCTATACATTACAAAAGTCTCAGTTAGGTGGTATCGTGAATTAGTAGGGGCAATGAAAGAAGCATTTCTATCAATCGATGGCACCAAGGATGTCCCTATGCTTGTTATGCAGGCTGGTGATGATAGAATTGTAAATAAGGTTCCAGTTAAAGAATGGTTCAACAATGTACCTTTATCCGAAAAAAGATACAAGGAATGGCCAAAGCTCTATCATGAAATTTTTAATGAACCAGAA
- the pckA gene encoding phosphoenolpyruvate carboxykinase (ATP) produces MNSVHSPNELSQLLEESNVHIQLSVPQLVEKILSRNEGKLTSTGAVSVSTGKYTGRSPQDKFIVMEESIKDKIDWGHLNQPISEDVFNNLYHKVLDYLKEKEEIFVFKGFAGADKRTQLPIQIVNEYAWHNLFAHQLFIRPSDEELLTHKPGFTVLSAPNFKANPLTDGTKSETFIIISFEQRIILIGGTEYAGEMKKSIFSIMNYLLPENNIFSMHCSANIGVEGDVALFFGLSGTGKTTLSADPKRRLIGDDEHGWSSTGVFNIEGGCYAKTINLSREKEPQIFDAIHFGSVLENVVLNPETRIPDYEDGTLTENTRAAYPIHAIENIVQPSIAGHPNTIVFLTADAFGVLPPISKLTKEQAMYHFLSGYTSKLAGTERGVTSPQATFSTCFGAPFLPLPATRYAEMLGEKILEHNANVFLVNTGWTGGEYGIGNRMKLSYTRAMVQAAIEGELNHVETVEDQIFGLNIPMHIAGVPDEVLQPSKTWSDPQAYEKKAKELAGKFRENFKKFTKVSAEIEEKGGPIA; encoded by the coding sequence ATGAATTCAGTTCATAGTCCAAATGAGTTAAGCCAATTGTTGGAAGAAAGTAATGTACACATTCAATTGTCCGTACCACAATTAGTCGAAAAAATCTTATCCAGGAACGAAGGTAAATTAACCTCTACTGGTGCTGTTAGTGTCTCAACAGGTAAATATACTGGAAGATCTCCACAAGACAAATTTATTGTTATGGAAGAGTCTATTAAGGATAAAATTGATTGGGGTCATTTAAATCAGCCCATTTCTGAAGATGTTTTTAACAACCTCTATCATAAAGTTTTAGATTACTTAAAAGAAAAAGAAGAAATATTTGTATTTAAAGGTTTTGCAGGGGCTGATAAGAGAACACAATTACCGATTCAAATTGTAAATGAATATGCTTGGCATAATCTATTTGCTCATCAATTGTTTATTCGTCCAAGTGATGAAGAATTACTGACACATAAACCTGGGTTTACGGTACTATCTGCTCCAAATTTCAAAGCGAATCCTCTCACCGATGGAACAAAGTCTGAAACCTTTATTATTATTTCATTCGAACAACGAATCATTTTAATTGGCGGGACAGAATATGCAGGTGAAATGAAAAAGTCTATCTTTTCGATCATGAACTACTTATTACCGGAGAACAATATATTCTCGATGCATTGCTCTGCTAATATCGGTGTTGAAGGTGATGTAGCACTATTCTTCGGTCTTTCTGGTACAGGTAAAACCACCTTATCAGCTGACCCTAAACGTCGCTTAATTGGTGATGATGAGCATGGTTGGTCATCTACCGGTGTCTTCAATATTGAAGGCGGATGCTATGCGAAAACGATTAATTTATCCCGTGAAAAAGAACCACAAATTTTCGACGCCATCCATTTTGGTTCGGTATTAGAAAATGTTGTTCTCAATCCAGAAACAAGAATACCAGATTATGAGGATGGAACTCTAACTGAAAACACTCGTGCTGCATATCCGATTCACGCAATTGAAAATATTGTTCAGCCTAGCATTGCTGGACACCCGAATACTATCGTTTTCTTAACAGCTGATGCATTCGGTGTATTGCCTCCTATCTCAAAATTAACAAAAGAACAGGCCATGTATCATTTCTTAAGTGGTTATACATCAAAGCTTGCGGGAACAGAACGTGGTGTTACATCACCTCAAGCGACATTCTCAACATGCTTTGGCGCTCCATTCCTTCCTTTACCTGCAACACGTTATGCCGAAATGCTCGGTGAAAAAATTCTTGAGCATAACGCCAATGTCTTTCTTGTGAATACTGGCTGGACCGGCGGAGAATACGGTATCGGTAATCGGATGAAGCTTTCCTATACGAGGGCAATGGTTCAGGCTGCAATTGAAGGGGAATTAAACCATGTTGAAACGGTTGAAGACCAAATCTTTGGTTTAAATATCCCAATGCATATTGCAGGTGTACCGGATGAAGTGCTTCAACCAAGCAAAACTTGGTCAGATCCACAGGCATATGAAAAGAAAGCGAAAGAATTAGCAGGGAAATTCCGTGAAAACTTTAAAAAGTTCACCAAAGTTTCAGCTGAAATTGAAGAAAAAGGCGGACCGATTGCCTAA
- the asnB gene encoding asparagine synthase (glutamine-hydrolyzing), translating to MCGFIGCVHDKGQNYRDDQKQQFKNMNDIITHRGPDDDGFYYDDHIQFGFRRLSIIDIECGHQPLTYENERYWIIFNGEVYNYVELREELLKEGLQFATNSDTEVIIALYSHLKEKAVEKLRGMFAFTIWDKQEQTLFGARDPFGIKPYFYFVDGERTFFASEKKSILLALENDVLDYDSLQYYLTYQFVPEPNTMSKGIHKLEPGHYFTKKIGAPMEIKRYWKAHFNPIQKSESGFIKEIQDVLIDSVKMHMRSDVPVGSFLSGGIDSSIIASIAKQFHPAIKTFSVGFEHEGFSEIDVAKETAEKLGVENISYVITPQEYMNELPKIMWHMDDPLADPACIPLYFVAREARKHVTVVLSGEGADELFGGYNIYREPQDLEMFNKIPRAGKLLLKGIANIMPEGMKGKSFIERGVTPMEERYIGNAKMFTEDEKRELLSVYREGLHYTDITKPLYAESKGYDPVDTMQYIDIHTWMRGDILLKADKMTMAHSLELRVPFLDKVVFETASKIPTSLKTANGTTKYILRKAAEGIVPEHVLTRKKLGFPVPIRHWLKNEMNEWAKTIIRESSTDHLINKSYVLNLLEDHCQGKADNSRKIWTVLIFMVWHQVYVEGKYSFSGQKELLTMKQ from the coding sequence ATGTGTGGTTTTATTGGTTGTGTACACGACAAAGGACAAAATTATCGTGATGATCAAAAACAACAATTCAAAAATATGAACGATATTATAACCCATCGTGGACCCGATGATGATGGCTTTTATTATGATGATCATATTCAATTTGGTTTTCGACGCTTAAGTATTATTGATATTGAATGCGGACATCAGCCGTTAACGTATGAAAATGAGCGTTATTGGATTATTTTTAACGGAGAGGTATATAACTACGTAGAACTTCGTGAAGAATTGCTCAAAGAAGGATTACAGTTTGCGACAAATTCGGATACTGAAGTCATTATTGCTCTTTATAGCCATTTAAAAGAAAAGGCTGTAGAAAAACTCCGCGGAATGTTTGCCTTTACGATTTGGGATAAGCAAGAACAAACTTTATTCGGTGCTAGAGACCCATTTGGGATTAAACCATACTTTTATTTTGTAGATGGGGAGAGAACGTTCTTTGCCTCCGAGAAAAAGAGTATCCTATTAGCCCTTGAAAATGATGTCTTAGACTATGATTCACTTCAGTACTATTTGACTTATCAGTTCGTTCCTGAACCAAATACGATGTCTAAAGGTATTCATAAGTTAGAGCCAGGACATTATTTTACAAAGAAGATTGGCGCGCCAATGGAAATCAAAAGGTATTGGAAAGCGCACTTCAATCCGATTCAAAAATCAGAGTCAGGTTTTATCAAAGAAATACAAGATGTGTTAATCGATTCAGTAAAAATGCATATGAGAAGTGATGTTCCGGTCGGTTCATTTCTTTCAGGTGGAATCGATTCGTCGATTATTGCATCAATCGCAAAACAATTTCACCCCGCTATTAAGACGTTTTCTGTTGGCTTCGAGCACGAGGGATTCAGTGAAATCGATGTAGCAAAAGAAACAGCCGAAAAGTTGGGCGTAGAAAATATCAGTTATGTTATAACTCCACAGGAATACATGAATGAACTTCCAAAAATCATGTGGCATATGGATGATCCACTTGCAGATCCTGCTTGTATACCGCTTTACTTTGTGGCTCGTGAAGCAAGGAAGCATGTAACCGTCGTTCTTTCAGGTGAAGGTGCTGATGAATTATTCGGCGGCTACAATATTTATCGGGAACCACAAGATTTAGAAATGTTTAATAAAATCCCAAGAGCAGGAAAATTATTGTTAAAAGGGATTGCAAACATAATGCCTGAGGGAATGAAGGGTAAAAGCTTTATTGAACGTGGTGTAACTCCGATGGAGGAACGCTATATTGGTAATGCGAAAATGTTTACTGAGGACGAAAAAAGAGAATTACTCTCCGTATATCGTGAAGGCTTACATTACACCGATATCACCAAACCGCTCTATGCAGAATCAAAAGGTTATGATCCTGTTGACACTATGCAATACATTGATATTCATACTTGGATGCGCGGGGATATTCTTTTGAAAGCAGATAAAATGACGATGGCGCATTCTTTAGAGCTCCGTGTGCCATTTTTGGATAAAGTGGTGTTTGAAACAGCATCCAAAATACCAACAAGCTTAAAAACGGCTAATGGGACTACAAAGTATATTTTGCGAAAAGCGGCGGAAGGAATTGTTCCCGAGCATGTTTTAACCCGTAAGAAACTTGGTTTCCCAGTGCCAATTCGTCATTGGCTGAAGAATGAAATGAATGAGTGGGCAAAAACCATTATTCGCGAAAGCAGCACAGACCATTTAATCAATAAATCTTATGTTTTAAACCTTCTTGAAGATCACTGCCAAGGAAAAGCGGATAACAGCCGGAAAATTTGGACCGTTCTTATTTTTATGGTTTGGCATCAAGTATATGTAGAAGGCAAGTATTCCTTTTCAGGACAAAAAGAATTGTTGACAATGAAACAGTAA
- a CDS encoding gamma carbonic anhydrase family protein → MIYPYKGKYPKIADSAFIADFTTITGDVEIGEESSVWFNSVIRGDVAPTIIGKKVNIQDNSVLHQSPNNPLILEDEVTVGHQVILHSCIIRKKALIGMGSIILDKAEIGEGAFIGAGSLVSQGTKIPPNTLAFGRPAKVIRELNEYDISEMNRIYTEYAEKAQYYKSLQK, encoded by the coding sequence ATGATTTATCCCTACAAAGGAAAGTACCCAAAAATTGCAGATTCTGCTTTCATTGCAGATTTTACCACTATTACTGGCGATGTCGAAATTGGCGAGGAATCAAGCGTATGGTTTAATTCCGTTATCAGAGGGGATGTCGCACCTACTATTATCGGTAAAAAAGTTAATATTCAAGACAATTCCGTTCTGCACCAAAGTCCAAACAATCCATTGATTCTAGAGGATGAAGTAACAGTTGGTCATCAGGTTATTCTTCATAGCTGCATTATTCGTAAAAAGGCATTAATCGGGATGGGCTCCATTATCCTAGATAAAGCAGAAATCGGGGAAGGGGCTTTTATTGGTGCAGGCAGTCTTGTGTCACAAGGTACAAAAATCCCGCCTAATACCTTAGCATTTGGCAGACCAGCAAAGGTTATTAGAGAATTAAATGAATACGACATTAGTGAGATGAACAGGATTTATACAGAATATGCAGAGAAAGCCCAGTATTATAAGTCATTACAAAAATAA
- a CDS encoding DUF2584 domain-containing protein encodes MGMPFELNTLIVTKGREKRVEENLFLLEKEGYRLYPIDIPIDVRKTLESDTSGSAVIKKVEWQNNFTFITYQLISLNSTN; translated from the coding sequence ATGGGTATGCCCTTTGAGTTAAACACATTGATTGTAACAAAAGGCAGGGAAAAGAGAGTAGAAGAAAATCTCTTCTTATTAGAAAAAGAAGGCTATAGGCTTTATCCAATTGATATTCCAATTGATGTTAGAAAAACACTTGAAAGTGATACAAGTGGATCAGCTGTAATTAAAAAAGTGGAATGGCAAAACAACTTCACATTTATTACCTATCAATTAATTTCACTAAATTCCACAAACTAG
- the metK gene encoding methionine adenosyltransferase — protein MSTKRRLFTSESVTEGHPDKMCDQISDSILDAILAKDANARVAAETSVTTGLVLVAGEITTSTYVDIPKIVRETIKGIGYNRAKYGFDSETCGVITSIGEQSPDIAMGVDQALEAREGQMSDEEIEAIGAGDQGLMFGFACNETKELMPLPISLAHKLARRLTEVRKEELLPYLRPDGKTQVTVEYDENDKPVRIDTIVISTQHHPEITLEQIQRNVKEYVINPVVPAELIDENTKYFINPTGRFVIGGPQGDAGLTGRKIIVDTYGGYARHGGGAFSGKDPTKVDRSAAYAARYVAKNIVAAGLADKVEVQLAYAIGVAKPVSISVDTFGTGKVSEDVLVDLVSANFDLRPAGIINMLNLRRPIYKQTAAYGHFGRTDVDLPWERTDKVDALRQQANI, from the coding sequence ATGTCAACAAAACGTCGTTTGTTCACTTCTGAATCAGTAACTGAAGGTCATCCTGATAAGATGTGTGACCAAATTTCTGATTCCATTTTAGATGCTATTTTAGCGAAGGATGCCAATGCCCGAGTTGCTGCCGAAACATCAGTAACAACTGGACTCGTGTTAGTTGCTGGCGAGATCACCACATCCACTTATGTAGACATTCCTAAAATTGTTCGTGAAACAATTAAAGGTATTGGCTACAATCGTGCAAAATATGGCTTTGATTCCGAGACTTGTGGTGTTATCACCTCTATTGGTGAACAGTCTCCGGACATTGCGATGGGGGTCGATCAGGCACTTGAAGCACGTGAAGGTCAAATGTCTGATGAAGAAATTGAAGCAATTGGTGCAGGAGACCAAGGTTTAATGTTTGGTTTTGCTTGTAATGAAACGAAAGAACTAATGCCTCTTCCAATTTCTTTAGCGCACAAGCTTGCACGTCGTTTGACAGAGGTTCGTAAAGAGGAACTTCTCCCTTACCTGCGTCCAGATGGTAAGACACAAGTAACAGTTGAATATGATGAGAATGACAAGCCTGTCCGTATCGACACAATTGTAATTTCAACACAGCATCATCCTGAAATTACGCTAGAGCAAATTCAGCGTAATGTAAAAGAGTATGTTATTAATCCAGTTGTTCCGGCTGAACTAATTGATGAAAATACAAAGTATTTCATTAATCCAACAGGTCGTTTCGTTATCGGCGGACCTCAAGGTGATGCTGGTTTAACAGGACGAAAAATCATCGTAGACACTTACGGCGGTTATGCTCGTCATGGCGGTGGTGCTTTCTCTGGTAAAGATCCAACAAAAGTTGACCGTTCTGCAGCTTATGCAGCTCGTTACGTTGCTAAGAATATTGTAGCAGCAGGACTTGCTGACAAGGTTGAAGTCCAACTTGCCTATGCAATTGGTGTAGCAAAGCCTGTTTCAATTTCAGTTGATACTTTTGGTACTGGTAAAGTAAGCGAAGATGTTCTAGTTGATCTTGTTAGCGCCAACTTTGATCTTCGTCCCGCTGGAATTATTAACATGTTAAATTTACGTCGCCCAATATACAAACAGACTGCAGCTTATGGTCATTTTGGTCGTACAGATGTTGATCTTCCTTGGGAACGTACAGACAAAGTAGATGCTTTGCGTCAACAAGCTAATATTTAA
- a CDS encoding ABC transporter substrate-binding protein: protein MKKWLKFSFSSLLIMILMFSIAACNNTEKPDTKEIEKVRLVEVTRSIFYAPEYVAIAKGFFEEEGLDVELTTAFGGDKTMTALLSGGADIALVGSETSIYVYAQDSNDPVINFAQLTQTDGTFLVSREKIDNFSWDLLKGTTFLGQRTGGMPQMVGEFVLKKHGIDPHQDLNLIQNIDFANIPSAFASGTGDFVQLFEPQASIFELEGKGHIVASFGTESGHVPYTTFMTKDSYMSENKDIVEKFTRAIYKAQQWVQTHSSDEVAEAIQSYFPDTDVKLISTVVDRYKEQGSFATDPILDAEEWNNLQDIMEEAGELPEQVDHKTLVNTEIAESVKEE, encoded by the coding sequence GTGAAAAAATGGTTAAAATTTAGTTTCTCTTCCCTTCTCATCATGATTCTAATGTTTTCAATTGCTGCCTGTAATAATACAGAAAAACCCGATACGAAAGAAATAGAAAAGGTCCGTTTAGTCGAAGTGACTCGTTCCATCTTCTACGCCCCTGAATATGTTGCCATCGCTAAAGGGTTTTTCGAAGAAGAGGGCTTAGATGTTGAACTTACTACCGCCTTTGGCGGTGATAAAACGATGACTGCACTGCTATCTGGTGGTGCTGACATTGCCTTAGTAGGCTCTGAGACATCTATTTATGTTTACGCCCAGGATTCAAATGATCCCGTTATTAACTTCGCACAATTAACTCAAACTGACGGTACTTTCCTTGTTTCAAGAGAAAAAATTGATAACTTCTCATGGGACCTTTTAAAAGGAACTACGTTTTTAGGTCAACGTACTGGCGGTATGCCGCAGATGGTTGGAGAATTTGTTCTCAAGAAACATGGCATTGATCCACATCAGGATTTAAATCTAATTCAAAATATCGATTTTGCGAACATCCCAAGTGCTTTTGCATCTGGAACAGGCGATTTTGTTCAATTATTTGAACCGCAAGCAAGTATCTTTGAACTAGAAGGAAAAGGACATATTGTGGCTTCCTTTGGAACAGAATCAGGCCATGTCCCATATACAACCTTCATGACGAAAGACAGTTACATGAGCGAAAACAAAGATATCGTAGAAAAATTCACAAGAGCCATTTACAAGGCTCAGCAATGGGTCCAAACACATAGCTCTGACGAAGTTGCTGAGGCCATTCAATCTTATTTCCCAGATACAGATGTCAAACTCATCAGTACAGTAGTAGACCGCTATAAAGAGCAAGGATCCTTTGCGACTGACCCAATCCTTGATGCGGAAGAATGGAACAATCTTCAGGACATCATGGAGGAAGCTGGTGAACTTCCGGAACAAGTTGACCACAAAACACTAGTAAATACAGAAATTGCTGAAAGTGTTAAAGAAGAATAA
- a CDS encoding prolyl oligopeptidase family serine peptidase has protein sequence MNKQDGIILEVHRFPSPNPNVELSEITYFSNGLRVKGLLAQPSIKRNYDGFLYLRGGIKNVGKVRPSRIAQFASEGFIVFAPYYRGNQGGEGNEDFAGEDREDAFAAYMLLKSLPAVGPIHIFGFSRGGVMALLTGLEFPEAASIVTWGGVSDMTLTYEERKDLRKMMKRVIGGTPGKYPERYEERTPLYELERLVAPVLIIHGVNDQNVSVEHAYKLERRLKMLNKNVECWYFDEFTHYFPPVTNRKIVKDLTQWMKNQIKR, from the coding sequence GTGAATAAACAAGATGGGATAATCCTAGAGGTTCATCGTTTCCCTTCCCCAAATCCAAATGTAGAATTATCGGAGATTACCTATTTCTCTAATGGCTTGCGAGTAAAAGGATTGCTTGCACAACCGAGTATAAAAAGAAACTATGACGGTTTTTTATATTTACGAGGTGGAATTAAAAACGTTGGAAAGGTGAGGCCATCAAGAATTGCTCAGTTTGCTTCTGAAGGCTTCATCGTTTTTGCACCCTATTATCGAGGAAACCAAGGTGGAGAGGGCAATGAGGACTTTGCTGGAGAGGACAGAGAGGATGCTTTTGCGGCTTACATGCTTTTAAAATCTTTACCTGCCGTTGGCCCAATCCATATATTCGGGTTCTCTCGAGGAGGTGTAATGGCCCTCTTGACAGGACTAGAGTTTCCAGAGGCAGCATCTATTGTTACTTGGGGTGGAGTATCAGATATGACGTTAACTTACGAAGAAAGAAAAGACTTGAGGAAAATGATGAAGAGGGTGATTGGCGGTACGCCAGGAAAATACCCTGAAAGATATGAAGAGCGAACTCCTCTCTATGAACTGGAAAGGCTTGTAGCACCTGTTTTAATTATTCATGGTGTAAATGATCAGAATGTATCGGTTGAGCATGCCTACAAGCTTGAACGAAGACTAAAGATGCTAAATAAAAATGTGGAATGCTGGTATTTTGATGAATTTACGCACTACTTCCCTCCTGTGACAAACAGAAAAATCGTAAAGGATTTAACCCAGTGGATGAAAAATCAAATCAAAAGATGA